The Actinopolyspora erythraea genome has a segment encoding these proteins:
- a CDS encoding SAM-dependent methyltransferase, which yields MSEQDETGAAREPELGEFDAHTPNIARMYDYFLGGSANFVADREAAEQLLRAFPGNVEWTHINRAFLGRAVRACAEAGIDQFLDLGSGIPTKGNVHEIAQQVNPAARVAYVDIETIAVNHARQLLADNPLVTMTQADITDPGAVLRAPGVTELLDFGRPIAVLAVAILDIIDVADPAALVAAYRDVCVPGSALVISHSAMLDISEEEVGGAQEVFETTTTPTLRTRDHGEVLEMFAGYDLLDPGVVPSAQWRPDEPISEEYAARSNAYAGVGMLR from the coding sequence ATGAGCGAACAGGACGAGACAGGCGCGGCTCGGGAGCCGGAGCTCGGTGAGTTCGACGCGCACACCCCGAACATCGCCCGCATGTACGACTACTTCCTGGGCGGTTCGGCGAACTTCGTCGCCGACCGCGAGGCGGCCGAGCAGCTGCTGCGGGCGTTTCCCGGCAACGTGGAGTGGACCCACATCAACCGGGCGTTCCTGGGCCGCGCCGTCCGGGCCTGCGCCGAAGCGGGGATCGACCAGTTCCTCGACCTCGGTTCGGGCATCCCCACCAAGGGAAACGTGCACGAGATCGCCCAGCAGGTGAATCCGGCCGCGCGGGTGGCCTACGTCGACATCGAGACCATCGCGGTCAATCACGCCCGGCAGCTGCTCGCCGACAACCCCCTGGTGACCATGACCCAGGCCGACATCACCGATCCGGGGGCCGTACTGCGGGCACCGGGGGTCACCGAGCTGCTGGACTTCGGACGTCCGATCGCGGTGCTCGCCGTGGCCATCCTGGACATCATCGACGTGGCGGATCCCGCCGCGCTGGTCGCCGCGTACCGGGACGTCTGCGTTCCGGGCAGCGCGCTGGTGATCTCGCACTCCGCGATGCTGGACATCTCGGAAGAGGAGGTCGGCGGGGCGCAGGAGGTCTTCGAGACCACCACCACCCCCACGCTGCGGACCCGCGACCACGGGGAGGTCCTGGAGATGTTCGCCGGGTACGACCTGCTCGACCCCGGCGTGGTCCCCAGCGCGCAGTGGCGCCCCGACGAACCGATCTCCGAGGAGTACGCCGCGCGCAGCAACGCCTACGCCGGTGTCGGCATGCTGCGGTGA
- a CDS encoding SAM-dependent methyltransferase, which yields MPTKSWSPVRLRDRSEMFAGYDLLDPGVVPSAQWRPDEPISEEYAARSNAYAGVGMLR from the coding sequence ATGCCCACCAAGTCCTGGTCACCTGTTCGACTTCGGGATCGTTCGGAGATGTTCGCCGGGTACGACCTGCTCGACCCCGGCGTGGTCCCCAGCGCGCAGTGGCGCCCCGACGAACCGATCTCCGAGGAGTACGCCGCGCGCAGCAACGCCTACGCCGGTGTCGGCATGCTGCGGTGA